A genomic window from Leptolyngbya sp. BL0902 includes:
- a CDS encoding Fur family transcriptional regulator, with product MLEVRMGEHDTPLPDTPDSQAMISPGLLKETLNREGFRLTVQRQKILTLFKEKANCHHLSAEEIYQYLGEQGEKISVSTVYRALHVMVKLGLLQELELAEGRKYYELKSPIWEQHHHLVCVQCGDVQEFEDDAITEVTARETRNRGFALLDGQFTVYGLCPRCQGRMEV from the coding sequence ATGCTAGAGGTCAGAATGGGTGAGCACGACACACCACTACCAGACACCCCAGACTCCCAGGCGATGATTAGCCCTGGACTGTTGAAAGAAACCCTAAATCGGGAAGGCTTTCGGCTGACGGTGCAGCGACAAAAAATTCTCACCCTGTTCAAAGAAAAGGCTAACTGCCATCATCTTAGTGCCGAAGAAATTTATCAGTACCTTGGGGAGCAGGGCGAAAAAATTAGCGTGTCTACCGTGTATCGCGCACTACATGTGATGGTGAAATTAGGCCTTTTGCAAGAGCTAGAACTGGCAGAAGGGCGCAAATACTACGAACTCAAAAGCCCCATTTGGGAACAGCATCACCACCTGGTTTGTGTGCAGTGCGGCGATGTGCAGGAATTTGAAGACGACGCTATCACCGAAGTCACTGCTCGAGAAACCCGAAATCGTGGTTTTGCGCTGCTAGATGGACAGTTTACCGTCTACGGCCTTTGTCCCCGCTGCCAGGGACGCATGGAGGTCTGA
- a CDS encoding DNA starvation/stationary phase protection protein, whose protein sequence is MPITETLLQSYGEVVDNCIGLEKSVTEPIIEGLGTVYASFMALYMQYQKHHFVVEGSEYYMLHDFFSESYEAVQDHAHEVGERLHGLGGVPAGRLTTLANLCAFEPEGDDVYRCRVMIANDMKAEQAMIELIRRLASQAESMGDRATRHLYEQILLKTEERAYHLEHFLTPDSLKLAW, encoded by the coding sequence ATGCCTATCACCGAAACCTTGCTGCAATCCTACGGAGAGGTTGTGGATAACTGCATTGGGCTGGAAAAATCGGTGACGGAGCCGATTATTGAGGGACTGGGCACCGTCTACGCCAGCTTTATGGCGCTGTATATGCAGTACCAAAAACACCATTTTGTGGTGGAAGGTTCGGAGTATTACATGCTCCACGACTTTTTCTCGGAGAGCTACGAGGCCGTCCAAGATCATGCCCATGAGGTGGGTGAGCGGCTGCACGGGCTGGGTGGCGTTCCTGCCGGACGGCTGACCACCCTGGCCAACCTCTGCGCCTTCGAGCCGGAGGGGGATGATGTCTACCGCTGCCGGGTGATGATTGCCAACGACATGAAGGCCGAACAGGCCATGATTGAGCTGATTCGTCGGCTGGCGTCCCAGGCTGAAAGTATGGGCGACCGCGCCACCCGCCACCTCTACGAGCAAATTTTGCTGAAAACCGAGGAACGGGCCTATCACCTGGAGCACTTCCTCACCCCCGACAGCCTGAAGCTGGCTTGGTAA
- a CDS encoding (2Fe-2S) ferredoxin domain-containing protein produces MRDESSRFSRSASAMVVAPAPQPGLSQPSSSPQGQVLRGQYTGPMRSAKGKLKGLILHAAEGEVAVKLPKYLRPMLVRELQPGAWVQVWAYRDDDRWRGLNLIPWPETEVPQALKDALAEAATVARKAVETNGKTCPKPAATKPACIQVCRKGKCFRQGGQHILQALQGEVEGNPDLRHITVEGTGCMGACKQGPNLRVMPQKKMHSRVTPDRAIALLAHVQ; encoded by the coding sequence ATGCGTGACGAATCCTCTCGATTTTCTCGGTCTGCTTCGGCTATGGTGGTGGCCCCTGCGCCTCAACCAGGTCTTTCCCAACCTAGCTCTAGTCCCCAGGGTCAGGTGCTACGGGGGCAATACACTGGGCCAATGCGGTCGGCCAAGGGCAAACTTAAGGGGCTGATCCTCCACGCCGCCGAGGGAGAGGTAGCGGTTAAGCTGCCCAAGTATCTGCGTCCGATGCTGGTGCGCGAACTGCAACCCGGTGCCTGGGTGCAGGTGTGGGCCTACCGCGACGACGACCGCTGGCGGGGCTTAAACCTCATCCCCTGGCCCGAAACCGAGGTGCCCCAAGCCCTGAAAGACGCCCTGGCTGAGGCTGCTACGGTGGCCAGAAAAGCGGTCGAGACCAATGGAAAGACTTGTCCAAAACCCGCTGCCACCAAACCTGCCTGCATTCAGGTGTGCCGCAAGGGCAAATGTTTTCGGCAGGGCGGACAGCACATCCTGCAAGCGCTTCAGGGTGAAGTGGAGGGCAACCCCGATTTGCGGCACATCACCGTAGAAGGCACGGGCTGCATGGGAGCCTGTAAACAGGGGCCAAACCTGCGGGTGATGCCCCAGAAAAAAATGCACAGCCGAGTCACCCCCGACCGTGCAATCGCACTTTTGGCCCACGTTCAATGA
- a CDS encoding Asr1405/Asl0597 family protein, whose product MPLSSSPVLIGPSSALTLPLDLDRVATWEVYRRLQTLAIPCQCGVHQPLRVSAETPLALAQIWSVVKTQTAPKADLAAHLNRCWQQRIAK is encoded by the coding sequence ATGCCGCTCTCTTCTTCCCCTGTCCTCATTGGCCCATCCTCCGCGCTAACCCTTCCCCTCGACCTCGACCGGGTCGCCACTTGGGAGGTCTACCGCCGTTTGCAAACCCTCGCCATTCCCTGCCAGTGCGGGGTGCATCAACCCCTGCGGGTCTCCGCCGAAACGCCCCTGGCCCTGGCTCAAATTTGGAGCGTCGTCAAAACCCAAACCGCCCCCAAGGCCGATCTCGCCGCCCACCTCAATCGCTGCTGGCAGCAAAGGATTGCTAAATAA
- a CDS encoding Fe(3+) ABC transporter substrate-binding protein: MSSKLGRRAFLGAGAAATAIAVGGLKSQSAQAQFPWFRNRGQVVNLYSSRHYDTDEQLYDGFRQATGIRVNVVEAEADQLIERIRSEGQNSPADLLMTVDAGRLWRAEQEGLFQAVNSSVLTGAIPDHLRHPDGQWFGLTQRARVLMYHKDRVNPSELSSYEDLVDPKWRGRILTRSSTNIYSQSLVGSLIAAHGSEETETWARGLVANLARDPQGGDTDQIRAVAAGLGDVAISNTYYLARLIKSDNAADRAVAEAIGVFFPNQNDRGTHVNISGAGVLRSAPNAAAAIQFLEYLVSPEAQRIFAESNNEYPVVEGVAIDSVVASFGEFRADPLNAAVFGRNNPEALRITDRAGWK; this comes from the coding sequence GTGTCAAGCAAATTAGGACGACGTGCATTTTTAGGGGCCGGAGCCGCCGCTACCGCCATCGCAGTGGGAGGCTTAAAATCACAATCTGCCCAGGCTCAGTTTCCGTGGTTCCGCAATCGAGGTCAGGTTGTTAATCTCTACTCGTCGCGCCACTACGACACCGACGAACAGCTCTACGACGGCTTTCGACAGGCCACTGGAATCCGAGTCAACGTGGTGGAAGCTGAGGCTGATCAGCTCATTGAGCGCATTAGAAGCGAAGGCCAAAATAGCCCTGCCGACCTCTTGATGACTGTCGATGCAGGTCGTCTATGGCGGGCAGAACAGGAAGGTCTATTCCAGGCGGTCAACTCCTCGGTGCTGACGGGGGCCATTCCTGACCACCTGCGCCACCCCGATGGGCAATGGTTTGGCCTGACCCAACGGGCTAGAGTGCTGATGTACCACAAAGATCGGGTTAACCCCTCAGAACTGTCTTCCTACGAAGATCTCGTTGATCCCAAGTGGCGGGGACGCATCCTCACCCGGAGTTCCACCAACATTTACAGCCAGTCTTTGGTCGGGTCTCTGATTGCCGCCCATGGCTCCGAGGAAACCGAAACTTGGGCGCGGGGCTTGGTGGCCAACCTAGCCCGCGATCCCCAGGGGGGCGACACCGACCAAATCAGAGCCGTGGCGGCTGGTTTGGGGGATGTGGCTATCTCCAACACCTACTACCTGGCTCGGCTGATTAAGTCGGATAACGCCGCAGATCGGGCCGTGGCCGAAGCGATTGGCGTGTTCTTCCCCAACCAAAATGACCGGGGCACCCACGTCAATATCAGTGGAGCTGGAGTGCTACGCAGCGCCCCCAACGCCGCCGCCGCCATTCAGTTTCTAGAGTACTTGGTGAGCCCAGAGGCTCAGCGCATCTTCGCTGAAAGCAACAACGAGTACCCCGTGGTAGAAGGCGTCGCCATCGACTCCGTAGTGGCCAGCTTTGGCGAGTTCAGGGCCGATCCCCTCAATGCCGCCGTCTTTGGCCGCAATAATCCCGAAGCTCTTCGCATTACCGACCGCGCTGGCTGGAAGTAA
- a CDS encoding glutamyl-tRNA amidotransferase — protein MAEALKLAVNGTLMRGLELNPNLIQAGAEFLYEATTTPNYRLWSIQDRHPAMVRVAEDGVAVALEVWQMSAGGLVQVLLQEPPGLSIGKVTLSTGETVLGVLGEPILCEGQREISEFGGWRAYRAQSAHP, from the coding sequence ATGGCCGAGGCTCTGAAACTAGCGGTAAACGGCACCCTCATGCGGGGGCTAGAACTCAACCCCAACCTGATCCAGGCTGGGGCTGAGTTTTTGTATGAAGCTACAACCACGCCCAACTATCGCCTATGGTCGATTCAAGATCGGCATCCGGCCATGGTGCGCGTGGCTGAAGACGGTGTAGCCGTAGCCCTAGAGGTCTGGCAAATGTCCGCTGGGGGGTTGGTGCAGGTGCTCTTGCAAGAACCGCCCGGATTGTCTATCGGCAAAGTTACCCTCAGCACAGGGGAAACGGTGTTGGGGGTGCTGGGGGAACCGATCCTCTGCGAAGGCCAGCGGGAAATTTCCGAATTCGGCGGCTGGCGGGCCTATAGGGCGCAGTCTGCCCACCCATAA
- a CDS encoding phycobiliprotein lyase has product MNLSDIHYFFECCIGHWSIERTYHYLTHQEVERSHTDFQVEAISPDLKRQVLADNAYAVPDNLDGLPGFNLVFHTVSDKGEKVSQELRALFVPKQQTHGIITGDYLRDRAYEEARPIVSSFRYDPSNRELLMTTPYTRVVSVDSIVLVNPKMRIRRILNYQHPEPGQPLDTLVLVGFGVEQKTD; this is encoded by the coding sequence ATGAATCTTTCGGACATTCACTATTTTTTTGAGTGCTGCATTGGCCATTGGTCGATTGAGCGCACCTACCACTACCTCACCCACCAGGAGGTTGAGCGTTCCCACACCGATTTTCAGGTAGAGGCCATCTCCCCTGATCTAAAGCGCCAAGTCTTGGCCGACAACGCCTACGCCGTTCCAGACAACCTCGATGGCCTACCGGGGTTCAACCTGGTCTTTCACACGGTTTCTGATAAGGGCGAAAAGGTTTCCCAGGAGCTGCGGGCGCTGTTTGTGCCCAAACAACAGACCCATGGCATCATCACCGGAGACTACCTGCGAGATCGAGCCTACGAGGAAGCCCGTCCCATTGTGTCGAGCTTTCGCTACGACCCCAGCAACCGCGAACTCTTGATGACTACGCCCTACACCCGCGTAGTTTCCGTGGATTCCATTGTGTTGGTTAATCCCAAGATGCGGATTCGTCGCATTCTCAACTATCAGCATCCTGAGCCTGGACAACCCCTCGATACCCTGGTGCTGGTGGGGTTTGGGGTCGAGCAAAAAACGGATTGA
- a CDS encoding phycobiliprotein lyase — protein MPFSAETARILAEPLVTAFFQETAGEWRSERRYYTLSSGETQEVISQITIDFLEPGHPQLLHLADLHQIGPNTPLICGTAVSWESNYVGTGKKPVKGSTLFGVRGTTLYRDRGFATSKPVTAQYTFRDNRTLQLKTQYNGSSFEEEIRLIGQRYRTRQTVISRAGEELMIGQYLETRC, from the coding sequence ATGCCCTTCTCCGCTGAAACTGCCCGCATTCTTGCTGAGCCCCTCGTCACAGCATTCTTTCAGGAAACGGCGGGGGAGTGGCGGTCAGAGCGCCGTTACTACACCCTCAGCAGCGGCGAAACCCAGGAGGTAATCAGCCAAATCACCATTGATTTTTTGGAGCCGGGGCATCCCCAACTGCTGCACCTCGCCGATCTGCACCAGATCGGCCCCAACACGCCGCTCATTTGTGGCACCGCCGTATCCTGGGAAAGTAACTATGTGGGCACAGGCAAAAAGCCTGTCAAGGGCAGCACCCTGTTTGGTGTGCGCGGCACCACACTGTATCGAGATCGGGGCTTTGCCACTAGCAAACCCGTCACCGCCCAATACACCTTCCGCGATAACCGCACCCTGCAACTCAAAACCCAGTACAACGGATCCTCCTTTGAAGAAGAAATTCGGCTGATTGGCCAACGCTACCGCACTCGGCAAACGGTGATCTCCCGCGCCGGAGAAGAACTGATGATTGGCCAATACCTCGAAACCCGCTGTTAG
- a CDS encoding metal ABC transporter permease: MPPSSVLSPTLWPSLALLNWFYEPLQFAFMQRSLAVAVMVGIICSVVGSYLMVQRLALLGDAISHSVLPGLALAFWLGVNIFAGAFIAGVISTVLIAWIHRRSPIKEDAAMGIVFSAFFALGITLITTIQKDNKIDLNHFLFGNILGVTPGDVRDTAIIAALVLLAVALFYKELLFYSFDPLGAQASGLPVGRLNLGLMVLIALTVVASMKVVGVILVLALLITPGATAYLLVPRMHQVMALGAGIGVISSLSGMYLSYYFNLPSGPAIVLVASGFFVLAFFLSPRHGLLTQRSRRATVPPSSRG; the protein is encoded by the coding sequence ATGCCGCCTAGCTCGGTGTTATCCCCTACGTTGTGGCCCAGTTTGGCCCTGCTGAATTGGTTCTACGAGCCGCTGCAATTCGCCTTCATGCAGCGATCCCTCGCGGTGGCGGTGATGGTGGGCATCATTTGCTCGGTGGTGGGCAGCTACCTAATGGTGCAGCGCCTCGCCCTGCTGGGGGATGCCATTAGCCATTCGGTGTTGCCCGGTCTGGCCTTGGCCTTTTGGCTGGGGGTGAATATCTTTGCGGGGGCGTTCATCGCCGGGGTGATTAGCACGGTGCTGATCGCCTGGATTCATCGACGGTCGCCCATCAAAGAAGATGCCGCCATGGGCATTGTCTTTTCGGCCTTTTTTGCCCTCGGCATTACGTTAATTACGACGATTCAAAAAGACAACAAAATCGACCTGAATCACTTTCTCTTTGGCAACATTCTCGGCGTTACCCCCGGCGATGTGCGAGATACCGCCATCATTGCCGCCTTAGTGCTGTTGGCGGTGGCTTTGTTCTATAAAGAATTACTGTTCTATAGCTTCGACCCCCTCGGTGCCCAGGCCAGTGGCTTGCCCGTGGGGCGGCTCAACCTTGGCCTCATGGTGCTGATTGCCCTCACCGTGGTGGCCAGCATGAAAGTGGTGGGGGTAATCCTCGTCCTAGCGCTGTTGATTACCCCTGGCGCAACGGCCTACCTGCTGGTGCCCCGGATGCATCAGGTCATGGCGCTGGGGGCAGGCATTGGCGTCATTTCCAGCCTTAGCGGCATGTACCTCAGCTACTATTTCAACCTACCCTCTGGCCCCGCCATTGTGCTGGTGGCCTCTGGGTTCTTTGTCCTAGCATTTTTCCTCAGCCCCCGCCACGGATTGCTCACCCAACGTTCCCGCCGCGCTACAGTTCCTCCCTCCTCCCGTGGGTAG
- a CDS encoding metal ABC transporter ATP-binding protein, with amino-acid sequence MAPRSPRIPNGDAQNAPKITVDHLTVNYRDTQALRNINLTVRPGRLVGVFGPNGAGKSTLMKAMLGLIPTVTGRVTYGDDLLAHQLDRVAYVPQRSQIDWTFPATVWDVVMMGRVKKTGWLHRFSATSRQIARDALDRVGMLDFQDRPIGALSGGQQQRVFLARALAQEAEIFCFDEPFVGVDQKTEAVIFQIFHELANAGKTVLVVNHDLGESITNFDQIILLNKELIAAGPREWVLTRDNMTRAYGGHIGFFGHAA; translated from the coding sequence ATGGCACCCCGTTCCCCTCGCATCCCCAACGGCGACGCCCAAAACGCCCCCAAAATCACCGTGGATCACCTCACGGTGAACTACCGCGATACCCAGGCGTTGCGGAACATTAACCTCACGGTGCGGCCCGGTCGGCTGGTGGGTGTCTTTGGCCCCAACGGTGCAGGCAAAAGCACGCTGATGAAGGCGATGCTGGGGCTGATTCCGACGGTGACGGGGCGCGTGACCTACGGCGATGATCTTCTGGCGCACCAACTGGATCGGGTGGCCTACGTGCCCCAGCGCTCCCAGATTGACTGGACGTTTCCGGCCACGGTGTGGGATGTGGTGATGATGGGCCGCGTGAAAAAAACGGGCTGGCTGCATCGGTTTTCGGCCACCAGTCGCCAAATCGCAAGGGATGCTCTGGATCGGGTGGGGATGCTGGACTTTCAAGATCGCCCCATCGGTGCCCTCTCGGGTGGACAGCAGCAGCGGGTATTTTTGGCCCGTGCCCTGGCCCAGGAAGCGGAAATCTTCTGTTTTGATGAACCCTTTGTGGGGGTGGATCAAAAAACTGAGGCGGTGATTTTTCAGATTTTCCATGAGCTGGCCAATGCCGGAAAAACCGTCCTGGTGGTAAACCACGATTTGGGCGAATCCATCACCAATTTTGATCAGATTATTCTCTTAAATAAAGAACTCATTGCCGCTGGCCCCCGCGAGTGGGTGCTCACCCGTGACAACATGACCCGCGCCTACGGGGGCCACATTGGTTTCTTTGGCCATGCCGCCTAG
- a CDS encoding metal ABC transporter solute-binding protein, Zn/Mn family, with the protein MQRIVNLSQSPRYRSLALLLSVVGAGLMGCDSAERGNVAAGDDSGRPAVVATSTIIADWADQIGGDQIELTSILQPGADPHVYEPVPADSIAFERADLILYNGYNLEPGLIRLLNAAGANAQRLAVGEVVPPLDLEDNGSTVPDPHVWGDVSNAVPMVEAIRDALIELHPDQAETFRANAAAYIEELNQLHDWIGTQTATIPSAQRQLVTTHDAFQYYANAYGLTVAGTLIGLSTEEQPSAQTVQQLVTVIRNLGVPAIFAETTINPQLIRTVAQEAGVTLADQELYADSIGEPGSEGDSYLRMMAANTRAIVTNLGGTVTEP; encoded by the coding sequence ATGCAACGAATTGTTAACCTCTCCCAATCTCCACGCTATCGATCCCTGGCCCTGTTGTTATCGGTCGTTGGGGCAGGATTGATGGGCTGCGACTCCGCCGAGCGAGGGAATGTCGCCGCTGGGGATGACTCCGGCAGACCTGCTGTAGTCGCGACGAGTACGATCATTGCCGACTGGGCTGATCAGATTGGCGGCGACCAGATTGAACTGACCAGCATCCTCCAGCCCGGTGCCGATCCCCATGTGTATGAGCCTGTGCCCGCCGACAGCATTGCCTTTGAGCGGGCCGATTTGATTCTCTACAACGGCTACAACCTAGAGCCGGGTCTGATTCGGCTGCTGAATGCGGCGGGGGCCAATGCCCAACGACTGGCCGTGGGCGAAGTGGTGCCGCCCCTGGATTTGGAAGACAACGGCAGTACCGTCCCCGACCCCCACGTGTGGGGCGATGTTAGCAACGCCGTGCCCATGGTGGAGGCGATTCGGGATGCGCTGATCGAGTTACATCCCGACCAGGCGGAAACCTTCCGGGCGAATGCCGCCGCCTATATCGAAGAACTGAACCAACTGCACGACTGGATTGGAACCCAAACTGCCACCATTCCCTCGGCCCAACGCCAGCTCGTCACCACCCACGACGCCTTTCAGTACTACGCCAACGCCTACGGCCTGACCGTAGCTGGAACCCTGATCGGCCTCAGCACCGAGGAGCAGCCCAGCGCCCAAACGGTGCAGCAGTTGGTGACGGTGATTCGCAACCTGGGCGTACCCGCCATCTTTGCCGAAACCACCATCAACCCCCAATTAATCCGCACCGTAGCCCAGGAGGCCGGAGTCACCCTAGCCGATCAAGAACTCTACGCCGACTCCATCGGTGAACCGGGCAGCGAGGGCGACAGCTATCTACGCATGATGGCCGCCAATACCCGGGCCATTGTCACCAACCTAGGCGGCACGGTGACGGAACCGTAG
- a CDS encoding efflux RND transporter periplasmic adaptor subunit codes for MATDIKDNGHPRRWRNESHRPWLGSILLVALALLGSGCRGWQEPTALAQPQPSTEEAGPIVVDVATAQAAAAEARSYTGSTQPVRQVSLRSQAEGSLLNLSYNVGDTVAQGQVVGTLEQTLLQTAVGEAEAELAARQFEVTRAEAELADIRTRINQANLDLQQARNDAQRLRTLANEGAIAEQTAEQAETTLGGAQQALTSAQEQVRTREQSVAAARQRVVAQQAIVQETRQRLSFANLTAPLSGVVLERVVEPGDLVRPGEAVLTLGDLSEVVVVIEVADRNLSDVRLGQSATVTIDALPGETFRGQVTRISPLADRTSRLVPVEITLPNPGSRIGSGLLARVTGLGTTTNAVLVPESALSVGEGGGQGGRPGGGPGSAPSGGGNNGQATGQGGAPGNQIFVLQPQGDVFVAAPRSVQIGERSDGQVTVLAGLSPGDRYIVRSGQPITPGATVQPSLLSD; via the coding sequence ATGGCTACAGATATCAAGGACAACGGGCATCCCAGGCGATGGCGAAATGAGTCCCATCGGCCCTGGCTCGGTAGTATTTTGTTAGTGGCCTTGGCCCTACTGGGTAGCGGCTGTCGGGGTTGGCAAGAACCTACGGCCCTGGCCCAACCCCAGCCATCAACCGAGGAGGCTGGCCCGATTGTGGTGGATGTAGCCACCGCCCAAGCCGCCGCCGCCGAAGCCCGCAGCTACACGGGTAGCACCCAGCCCGTTCGTCAGGTGTCTTTGCGTTCCCAGGCGGAGGGGAGTTTGCTCAACCTCAGCTACAACGTGGGCGACACGGTGGCCCAGGGGCAAGTGGTGGGCACCCTAGAACAAACCCTGCTGCAAACCGCCGTGGGCGAGGCCGAAGCGGAACTGGCGGCGCGGCAGTTTGAAGTTACCCGCGCCGAGGCGGAACTGGCAGACATTCGCACCCGCATCAACCAGGCCAACCTCGACCTTCAACAGGCCCGCAACGATGCCCAACGCCTGCGCACCCTCGCCAACGAGGGAGCCATCGCCGAACAAACCGCCGAACAGGCCGAAACCACCCTGGGCGGTGCCCAACAGGCGCTTACCTCCGCCCAGGAACAGGTGCGCACCCGTGAGCAATCCGTGGCGGCGGCAAGGCAGCGGGTGGTGGCCCAGCAGGCCATTGTGCAAGAAACCCGCCAGCGCCTGTCCTTTGCCAACCTCACCGCCCCCCTCAGCGGCGTGGTGCTAGAGCGGGTGGTGGAACCGGGGGATTTGGTGCGCCCCGGAGAAGCGGTGCTGACCTTGGGCGACCTCTCCGAGGTGGTGGTGGTGATTGAGGTGGCCGACCGCAACCTCAGCGATGTTCGCCTGGGCCAATCCGCCACCGTGACTATCGACGCCCTGCCGGGGGAAACCTTCCGAGGCCAAGTGACGCGCATTTCGCCCCTGGCCGACCGTACCTCTCGCCTAGTGCCCGTAGAAATTACCCTGCCTAACCCCGGTAGCCGCATCGGTAGCGGTCTGCTGGCCAGGGTGACGGGGCTAGGAACGACCACCAACGCTGTTTTGGTACCCGAAAGCGCCCTCTCCGTGGGCGAGGGGGGAGGCCAGGGTGGCCGACCCGGTGGTGGGCCAGGTAGCGCTCCATCGGGAGGGGGAAACAACGGTCAAGCCACTGGCCAAGGCGGTGCCCCAGGAAACCAAATCTTTGTCCTCCAGCCCCAGGGTGATGTCTTCGTTGCGGCCCCTCGTTCGGTGCAAATCGGTGAACGCAGCGACGGCCAAGTGACGGTTCTGGCTGGGCTTTCTCCCGGAGATCGTTATATTGTCCGTAGTGGCCAACCCATTACCCCAGGGGCCACCGTGCAGCCCAGTTTGCTATCGGATTAG